GTACTTAGACCCGCCGTGAAAACCTTAAAGTCCTCTTCATCAGCATCGTCCGGCATGTTTCCTGTCAAAACCCGCCCCATAGCAATCAACGGAGCCGCATGTGCACAAATTAGTATCGCCTTACTAGTGCGTTCCGACGGCGGCTGGGATGCTTCCAATGCATTGATTTCTGCATCAACATCCGCAATAATCCCCGCCAATGCCGTAGCTACTCTGTCGTGAAGTTGCGCAATCGTTTCACCGCGGGTAGAGGGTAGGAGATGCGGGTTGTAATTGGCTTCAGGGTCCGAGGCAAGGAGTGTTGGAAAATGGGTCTTGAGAGTACCGGGCGATGCAGGGGAAGGGTGATCAAAGAAAGAGGTTGGACCGAACCACTCTCTATCAACATATGTTAGTTTTACCAGCAATACGTTACAGCAATGATATCAATTACCCGACTCCATTTTCGATCCTCACATCCAGGTCCGCATTTCGGTCTATACCTGTTTCACTCGAAGGCGTGGAGTTATGTCTCTCCTTCAGGGCCTCAACAGATGGCTGGATCGTCTGCAGACACCGGTAGAATGGGCTTGAGTATATCCGAAAGGGTTTCGGATAGAACTCTGGGCTGATTAGGTGCTCTGCGAGCTCTAGCGATTGGCGCACACCGTGCGAGGTTAGGGTTGGGTCTGCGGGGTTGCCGGTCGGTGTTGGGAATTGGGACTTGTATTCGCCTGTTTTATAGTCGATTGTCCAATTTAGACGATGCTGTTGTTTGGTCTTGCTTAGTTCCTTACGTTGCTTGGTGGGGGTGGGGTTGAGATGGAGGTATACCTACGCCATGTCGGGTTAGATATATGGTGTCTAGAGGCATTGCGAGATGGTATATAAATCAACGTGCAGGTGTAATTTGCTTGAGAAAATCTCTTGAATGAAAGTAGTATATTGCAAAATTGTAGAATAAGGATGAGTGTTGCGGGGAAGAGAGATAAGAGCGCAGAATGCGGAGAGGAAAGACCTCGGCTTCATAAATTAAACGACGCTAGAACGAATAGGGAATATGTAAATCAACAGCCATATTTTTCCATGAGAGCTCTAAATGAAGGATCCTGCAGAAGCTGTGTTGCAGTCAGACGTTTCTCTGGACAGTAAGTGAATATCTTTAACATAATGGAATGAACAAGC
This Aspergillus flavus chromosome 1, complete sequence DNA region includes the following protein-coding sequences:
- a CDS encoding phosphoglycerate mutase family protein, whose amino-acid sequence is MPLDTIYLTRHGHRLNWTIDYKTGEYKSQFPTPTGNPADPTLTSHGVRQSLELAEHLISPEFYPKPFRIYSSPFYRCLQTIQPSVEALKERHNSTPSSETGIDRNADLDVRIENGVGEWFGPTSFFDHPSPASPGTLKTHFPTLLASDPEANYNPHLLPSTRGETIAQLHDRVATALAGIIADVDAEINALEASQPPSERTSKAILICAHAAPLIAMGRVLTGNMPDDADEEDFKVFTAGLSTFVRRKTTPAGDGSAERRELAPGTRVIRSGTVVPGWQDGKGVSGGWDCVVNGDCSFLSGGAERGWHFNGEESFDTGPMAPSSALPTSSQDTSTEMPSTKL